A genomic region of Papaver somniferum cultivar HN1 chromosome 7, ASM357369v1, whole genome shotgun sequence contains the following coding sequences:
- the LOC113300407 gene encoding flavanone 3-dioxygenase 2-like, with translation MDTKLISSGVQYSSLPGNYIRSESERPNLSKVITCDDIPIIDLCCTNRTQLIHRIGEACRVFGFFQVINHGISGESTKNMIEIAREFFKLPMDEKLKYYSDDPTKTMRLSTSFNVKKETVHNWRDYLRLHCHPLDKFVQDWPSSPPQFKDVVSTYCKEVRALGFRLLEAISESLELQGDYIEKMLGDQEQHMAINYYPPCPQPDLTYGLPAHTDPNALTILLQDGEVSGLQVFKDDKWMAVNPHPGAFVINIGDQLQALSNGRYKSVWHRAVVNSGKERVSVASFLCPANCATIIPATQSGSSAIYRNFTYQEYYKKFWSRNLDQEHCLELFKN, from the exons ATGGACACAAAACTTATTTCTTCAGGAGTCCAATATTCAAGTTTACCTGGAAATTATATCAGATCTGAATCGGAGAGACCCAACCTCTCTAAAGTGATTACTTGCGATGACATTCCCATCATCGACTTATGTTGCACCAACCGCACCCAACTTATTCACCGTATTGGCGAAGCCTGCCGAGTTTTTGGGTTCTTTCAG GTAATAAATCATGGGATATCAGGAGAATCAACAAAGAACATGATAGAGATTGCACGGGAGTTCTTCAAATTACCTATGGATGAAAAGTTGAAATATTATTCAGATGATCCAACAAAAACAATGAGATTGTCGACTAGCTTCAACGTGAAGAAAGAAACGGTTCATAATTGgagagattatcttaggcttcATTGTCACCCTCTTGATAAATTTGTCCAAGACTGGCCTTCATCCCCTCCACAATTCAA GGATGTTGTGAGTACATACTGCAAAGAAGTTAGAGCACTTGGTTTTAGACTACTGGAAGCAATATCAGAAAGCTTAGAGTTACAAGGAGATTACATAGAGAAGATGTTGGGAGATCAAGAGCAACATATGGCCATAAACTACTATCCACCTTGTCCTCAACCTGACCTTACTTATGGTCTTCCAGCTCATACTGACCCAAATGCGCTCACCATCCTTCTTCAAGATGGAGAAGTCTCAGGCTTACAAGTCTTCAAAGATGATAAGTGGATGGCAGTAAATCCGCACCCTGGCGCTTTCGTTATCAATATTGGTGACCAACTACAG GCACTTAGCAATGGAAGATATAAAAGTGTTTGGCATCGAGCCGTTGTGAACTCCGGCAAGGAGCGAGTATCAGTGGCATCATTTTTATGTCCAGCTAACTGTGCAACAATTATTCCTGCAACCCAAAGTGGATCTTCCGCCATATACAGGAATTTCACTTATCAAGAATACTACAAAAAGTTTTGGAGCAGGAATCTTGATCAAGAACATTGTTTAGAACTCTTTAAAAATTGA